DNA sequence from the Thiobacillus sp. SCUT-2 genome:
ACGAATTGTCGGATCTTCTGGATTGATGCGTGCGCGGATCCTTCCGCTGATCTCTTGCGCATGAAGGAGTCGATGCCCTTGCCGGGTCCGCACGACGTGCTCCTCGTTTCGGGTGACGCCGACGACCCTCTCCGTGCTCGACCATTCCAAGGGTTGCGGCCACGCCGATCTCGTCACCTGCCAGATGCCGCGCCGGCGCAGCCGGGGCCCTCCCCTTCCACGCTACCAGCGCAACGCGCGGCGCCCGACCAGGGCACCGGCGGCAGCGGGGATCAGCATGCCGAGCAGGTACCACGTGCCGATGAACGGCGCCGCCATCTCCGGACAATGCAGGCAGTAGACCAGCCCACCGACCGCGCCCGACAGAAGCCCTGCGGCGGCGCCTGCGAGCGGGAGGCGCGTCGGCGCGAGCTCGCGCATGGCCCACAGCGTCGCCGCGAACACCGGTGCCGACAGCATGGCGATGAGGAACGGACAGACGGCCCACGTCTCCCCGAGCACCAGATCCATCCGGGCTGCGGGTTCCGCGCGGGCCAGCACGACGGCCGCCAGCGCCCACATCGCAAGCACCGGCACGGCAAGCGCGACCCCCAGCCGGGCACCGATCCGCGCGCCCGGCTGCGACAGCCTCGCGACGGCGCGCAGGCTCGCCGCGGCAAGCGAAGCGACATAGGCGATCTTGGCCCAGAACATCGGCAGCCGGACCGCCTCGCCGAGGTCCGGGCGCACGCCGAGCAGGCCGAGCATCAGCGCGCCCGCCGCGACCGCACCCACGACAATGGCGGCGGCGTATCGGCGCGCCGCGACATGGCGCGGCACGGGCCCCTCCCCCCGCGCCAGCAGCAGAACGAGGTCGTCGGTCTTCATGCTTTTCTCCGAACCAAGGCGGCCAGCGCCTTCATGCCGCGGTGCACCCCGACCTTGACGGCCGACTCGGACATCCCCGTGAGCCGGGCCGCTTCGGCGACGGACAAGCCTTCCAGCTTCGTATGCACGATCGGCAGCCGCTGCCGGTCCGGCAACTGGTCGAGCAGCTTGCCGAGGTCCCGGCGCGCCTCGGCAGACTCGTTTTCGGGCGCGGCAAAGAAATCCGCCTCGTCATCGATCGGGTCCGTCAGCGCCTCGTGGCCCGCGCGCCGGCGCAGCAGATCGGCCAGCTTGTACTTCGCGATGGCATGCACCCAGGCGGTCAGCGGCCGGCTGGCGTCGTAGGTGTGGCGCACGTTGTGAATGGCGAGCAAGGTTTCCTGCACGAGATCTTCCACTTCTTCCGGCAAGCGGGTGAGGCGCCTTCGGAAATAGGCGCGCAGATGTCCGCTCAATTCCGCGAGGAAGGCGCGGTAGGCGTCGGCATCGCCTCCGAGGCCGCGCACCAGCAGGCCCTTGAGCCGGCCCTCGGTAGCGTTCATCTGCCCTTTGTCTGTCATTCGTCGTGTGGGGAAGCTTGGTTACAGGCGCGCCGGATCCGGCTGCCAGCCCGGGAACGCGAGGAATTGTGCCACGGCTTGTAACCGTCGGCCGGCTCGGCACGAACTAGCCCTCATGACGCCGCAACCGAACTGCCACCCGCCGATGCGGAGCCGCCTGCCGAACCGAGGAGCGATGGAAATGACATCCTGCAGATCCGCCCCGACCGCCACCCTGGCGGCGGACCCGCTGCCGAATCGACCGGGGACACCGCCGGCGGGCGACGGCCGCGCCATCCACCCGCGCTGGCTGCGCATCGCCCACTGGCTCAACACGCTTGCGGTGATCGTCATGGTGACGAGCGGCTGGCGCATCTACAACGCGTCGCCACTGTTCGGATTCAGCTTCGCCGAGGGGCTCACGCTCGGCGGCTGGCTTGCCGGCGCGCTGCAGTGGCACTTCGCCGCGATGTGGCTGCTGGGCGCGAACGGCCTCGCCTACCTGCTGCTCACCGCCGGCAGCGGTCGCTTGTGGCAACGCTTCCTTCCGGTGTCGCCGCGCGCCGTCCTGGACGACCTGCGCGACGCTTTGCACGGGCGCCTGTCGCATGCGGACCCCCGCCGCTACAACAGCCTGCAGCGCCTCGCTTACCTGTTCGTGATGCTCGACAGCGCGGTGCTGGTCGCGTCGGGCCTGGTGCTGTGGAAGTCCGTCCAGTTCCCGTTGCTGCGCGAACTGCTCGGCGGATACGAGACCGCGCGCTACGTGCATTTCTTCGCCATGACCGCACTGGCCGGCTTCGTCGTGGTTCACCTGGTCATGGTGGCGCTGGTGCCGCGCACCCTCCGCGCCATGACGCTTGGCCGCTGAGGAGACGCGCATGAGCAAGCGAATCATTCCGGTCGATGGCGATGCGCTGACGAAGGAGGCGCTCAGCCGGCTCGATCAGCCGGCCCGCCGTCTGTTTCTGCGGCGTGCCCTGACGCTCGGCGGACTCTCCCTGCTGAGTGGCTGCGCGATCACCGACGAGCCGAGCGCCGAGAAGGCGCTGGCGAAGATCTCGCGCTTCAACGACAGGGTCCAGGCGTGGCTGTTCGACCCCAACCGCCTCGCCCCCACCTATCCGGAATCCATGATCGCCCGGCCGTTTCCGTTCAACGCCTACTACGACGAGGCGCAGGTGCCGGACGTGGACGCCGGGCGCTTCCGGCTGGAAGTCAGCGGCCTGGTGGCCGACAGGCATGCCTGGAGCCTTCCGGAACTCCATGCGCTACCGCAGGCCGACCAGATCACGCGGCACATCTGCGTCGAAGGCTGGAGCGCGATCGGCCGATGGGGAGGCGTGCCCTTCTCGCTCTTCCTGCGCCGGGTGGGCGCGGACCTGACCGCGAAGTACGTCGGCTTCAAGTGCGCCGACGACTACTACACGAGCATCGACATGCCGACCGCGCTCCACCCGCAGACGCTGCTCGCACTGACCTTCGACGGGCAGACGCTGCCGCGTCGCTACGGCTTTCCGATGAAGCTGCGCATGCCGACCAAGCTGGGCTACAAGAATCCCAAGCACATCCAGGCGATCTTCGTCACCAATACCTACCCCGGGGGCTACTGGGAAGACCAGGGGTACAACTGGTTCGGCGGCAGCTGAGTTCGCCTCGGTTGCCCTGAAACATGGCATCTCTGCCAGATCTTCGTAAATCCACCTCAACCAAAAGGAGTTCACCATGAGCAAGATGATCGCCACCCTGATGTGCCTGGGCCTGTTCGCCGCCGGCGGCAGTGCCATCGCCGCCGACAGCATGGGCAGGGACGGCATGTCCCAGGGCACCATGGCCAAGGACGGCATGCAGAAGGACGGGATGGGCAAACCCGGCATGCAGAAGAAGGACATGAAGAAGAACGGCATGGCCAAGGAAACGATGGGCCACGACGCGATGTCCAAGGATTCGATGGGCAAGGACGGCATGAAGCCCTAGATCGCCGCTGGCCGGCCGCGTGCCTCCGCACGCAGCCGGCCGTCGTGATCCGGACCGCACGCATGCGGTCCGGCCGAATCAAGGAGACCGCTGATGAATCGATTGCTCACCGCGGTGGCCGTGCCGGCCCTCGTGCTCGCACTGGGCTGTTCGCGCGCCTCGACCGCCACCCCCCTGCCCGACCCCGCCGTCGACATTCCGCTGGCCGCGGCCTCCGGCAGCCGGACCGCCGTCCTTGCCGGCGGATGCTTCTGGGGCATGGAAGGCGTGTTCGAGCATGTCCGCGGCGTCACCCGCGTCGAATCCGGCTACGCCGGCGGCAGCGCGAACACCGCTACGTACGGCCAGGTCAGCAGCGGCCGCACCGGCCACGCCGAGTCGGTGCGCATCGCCTACGACCCGGCGCGCATCACGTATGGCCAGCTGCTGAAGGTGTTCTTCTCGGTCGCGCACGACCCGACCGAGCGGAACCGCCAGGGACCCGACACCGGCACGCAGTACCGCTCCGCCATTTTCTACACCGACGCCGCCCAGAAGCGGGTCGCCGACGATTACATCGCCCAGCTGCAGAAGGGCGATGCCTTCCCGCGCCCGATCGCGACGCAGGTCGCGCGCCTGCCCGCCTTCTATCCAGCCGAGGCCCACCACCAGCATTACCTGGTCGAGCACCCGGAGCAGCCCTACATCGTCATCAACGACCTGCCGAAAATCGCCGCGCTGAAGCGGCTGCTTCCCTCGCTGTACGTCGATCGCCCCGCCGGCATCCCCTGATCACCTTGGACGAGGCTGCCCCTCGCGGGCGGACAAGGGGAACGACGAAGCGCCGCGTGCGGCGCAACGCTGGGCTCGCGCAGCGGCACGCCTCGAAATATTCTGAGGAATGCATCACAAGCTGCTGAATCAACGCAGTTCCTGCAACCGCCGGCATTGGCCCTAGAATGGAAGGCTTCCCGGGAACCGACCCTTCATTTTCACTTGCCATCGATGCGCGGCTGCTTCGCCCCCTCCCGTTCACGTCCGCCCGACGTGGCCCGCCATGCTTGACGGATTGCGCGCCCTCCCGCGCACCGTGTGGCTGCTCGGACTGGTGAGCCTTTTCAACGACACCACCAGCGAGCTGGTCTACCCGCTGGTGCCCCTGTTTCTCGCCTCCGTGCTGATGGCCGGCCCAAGGGCACTCGGCATCATCGAGGGCATCGCCGAGGCGACGGCGAGCCTGCTCAAGCTCTTTTCGGGAATCCTCGTCGACCGGCACGGCCGCGCCAAGGGCTGGGTGCTCGCCGGCTACGGGCTTGCGGCACTGTCGCGTCCGCTGTTCTACGTCGCCGGCAGCTGGCCCGTCGTGCTCGCGCTGCGCTTCGCCGACCGCGTCGGCAAGGGCCTGCGCACCTCCCCGCGCGACGCCCTGCTCGCCGGCGCCGCCGGCGAATCGCGGCGCGGCCTCGCGTTCGGCGTGCACCGCGCGATGGACAACGCCGGCGCGGTGATCGGCCCGCTCATCGCCGCCTGGCTGCTGGCCGAAGGCATGGCGCTGCGCGAGGTGTTCCTGTGGGCGATCGTGCCGGGCATCGCGACGCTCGCGCTCGCCCTCGCGATCCGCGAGCCGGCCGCGCCGACGCCGCGACCGTGCGCGGCCTTCTCGTGGACGCTGGCCGGCTTCCCGCCGGCGTTCCGCCGCTATCTCGTCGTTCTCGCGCTGTTCACGCTCGGCAACTCGTCGAACATGTTCCTGCTGCTGCGCGCGAAGGAGCTCGGCCTTCCCGAATACCAGGTGCCCCTGCTGTGGGCGCTGACCTCGGCCGTCGCGATGATCTTCTCGACGCCGCTCTCGGCGCTGTCCGACCGCCTCGGGCGCACGCGCCTGATCCTGGGCGGCTGGATCGTCTACGGGCTGTTCTACCTCGGACTCGGCCTCGACCGCTTCCACCCGCTGCTGCTGTGGCCGCTGTTCGCCTGCTACGGCCTCTTCCTCGCCGCCACCGAAGGCGCCGAAAAGGCGCTCGTCGCCGACCTTGCGCCGTCGGACCGGCTCGGCACCGCCTACGGCTGGTTCAACCTCACCGCAGGCGTGATGCTGCTGCCCGCCTCGCTGCTCTTCGGCCTGATCTACCAGCAGGCCGGTGCGCCCGCTGCGTTCGCCTTTTCCGCGGGCTGCGCGCTGGCCGCGGCGGCCCTGCTGCCTGGCTGGGCGCTGCGGCGGTGGGGTGAGGCTTGAGACCAAGCGTGCTGAGTGCAGCCTTACGTTGCTTCCCGACGTCGGGGAAACGGCCACAAGCCAACCTCCCCACCGCCCAGATAGCAGTCGCTTGAATGTCTGGAACCCCTTCTCGGGCAGCCTCTCTTGTTTTTGTTTCTGGCCCGGCACCGCAGCCAGTCGAAACCGGTTCTCGGCATACTGGCCGTCAGGGTCGATCTGGAAATACATGTCACCGATGTTTCGCCCGCCGACCAGGGCGATCGCGTTGTCCGCAACGAACAGCTTGTTGTGCATGCGATAGTCCAGGCGGTCGGCATTGAACATGAACTCGAGGCCGCGGAAAAACCGCGCGGTCCCTCGGTAGCGGAAGGGGTTGTAATAGCGAATCTGGATGTTCGGGTGCGCCTCGAGCGCCGCGATCTGTTCGTCTCCATCCAGCGTTTCCCCATCATCGATCAGGAGACGGACGCGGACGCCGCGATCCGCGGCATGAAGGATGGCGTCGGTAAGCAGCTTGCCGGTCTGATCGGCATGGAAAGCGAAATACTGGAGATCCAGCGTGCGTTGCGCCGCCTGGATGATCTGCATGCGAATCAGGAACCCGTCCTCGCCTGCCGAGAGAATGTAAAAGCCCGATTGGCCCGGATGGGCATGCGCTGCGGCTGCGAAATGCCGGCCAAAGCGGGTTGCGTCAGGATGGCCGAATGCGGTCGAGGCCTGGCGCGGATAATCCGCACCCGGCGGCAAGCTGCTGCATGCCCCCAGCAAGGACAAGAGCGCCAGCATCGCCAGCCGCCGGCTGGCAGTCTGGGAAGGCAGGCGCAATGCGCGTGCCCGATACTCCGTCTCGATGCGGGTGCCCAATACGGCGCGCCTCGTGGTTTGCATCGTTGTCCTGGGCGGGCAAGCAGGAAAGTGCCCGGCGCATCGCCGGGCACTGCCGTCGCGTGGTGACCTTACTTGAACCAATCGTCGCTCGCCTTGCGTTCCCACGATGCGAGCTGGCGCTCGGCTTCATCCTTGGCGATGCCGTAGCGCTCCTCGAGCTTGCCGAGCAGCTGATCGCGGCGGCCATTGACGACATCGATGTCATTGTCGGTAAGCTCGCCCCACTGCGCCTTGACACGCCCCTTGAGCTGCTTCCAGCTGCCTTCGATACGTTCCCAGTTCATTTCCGTCTCCTAGAAAGATCATGGTTGACCGAGATGACAAGGCATCGCGGCCTTGTCCCCTTCTCGCCCGGCGCCATCGAGGCGCGAGGCCCGTCCGCCGATGCGATTACGGCGCAGGCGAAACGGCTCACGCCGCGAAGGCGCTCGCCTCGCCAGGCGGATGCCCGATGGCGATGGTTTGACTCTAGGTGAACGAGCGGGCAGTCCGTATCAGCCGATTCCCTCGGCCGGTGTAGGAATGCGCTGAGCCGCCGGCCGGCGGTCGCGGCGAGCCTGCACCATGCGCCTGCCGGCGGAAGCATGTAGGAATCGTCTGACACGCTATTGGGACTGGGCTTATATCGCGCGTCCGCTGGCCGACATACGCTTCATTGCAGGCTGTCGCTTGATGCGGCCGATCGTTGACGGATCGGCGGACACTGGCGGCCCACGGCTACGGGAAACGGACTCGCAGTCGCAACCGGTGGCCCGAGGCCTGGCAGGACAAGGCCTGGGTCAGCATAAACGGATAGGAGTGCTTATCATGCTGCACTACACACTGGTATTTTTCATTATCGCCATCATCGCCGCCGCACTGGGGTTTGGCGGCATCGCCGCGGGTGCCGCGGGGATTGCCAAGATCCTGTTCTTTGTCTTCCTGATCATGGCCTTGGTAAGCTTCGTCATGAGCCTGGGGCGATGAGCGACGACATGGGGAAGCGGATCGTTCGGGCAAGCGACGCTGTGCGGCCCGCGATCAGCCAGGATATCAACACCGATTTTTGCGAGAGGCAAAATTGCTGCACGTAGGGATAGTCGACGACCACCAGATCGTGCGTGCCGGCTTCCGGGAGCTGCTTGGCGACACGGCCGACATGCAGATCTGCCTTGAGGCAGCCGATGGCGACGAGGCACTGGAAAAGCTGCGCGCCACGGCTTGCGATGTATTGCTGCTGGATATTTCCCTGCCCGGCAAGAGCGGCGTGGATGTATTGCGCGCGGTGAGGCAGCGCTACCCCGACATGAGGGTCTTGATCCTCAGCGGGTTTCCCGAGGAAAGCTACGCGCTGGCCATGATACGCAATGGGGCAAACGGCTACCTGCACAAGGACTGCGACCAGGCCGAACTGCTGAAGGCGATACGCTCCGTGGCCAACGGACGCAAGTACGTCTCCGCCAATACGGCCGAATTGCTCGCGGACGAACTCAGCGGGAACCGGCCGGAAGCGCCGCATGCCGCATTGTCCGAGCGGGAACTCCAGGTGTTCCTGCGCCTGGCCAAGGGGCGGTCGGTTTCGGACATCGCCGAGCAATTGCACCTGAGCGTGAAAACCATCAGTACCTACCGATCGCGATTGATAGAAAAGCTGGAGGTGTCCAGCAATGCGGAACTTGCCGCTTATGCCATTCGGCACGGCCTGATCACGGATGAATGAGACATGGCTGGTGCGCTTGGGTCACGCGCAAACGAGTTGATACGATCCAACCGACAGGGGCCTGGACGATGACATGCAGTGAGCATCCGGACAATCTGAAAGTCCTCCTGATCGAAGACTCACCGCTGCTGCGGCAGGTGTTGAGCGGCATGATCGAGGATATCGACGGCGTCGAAATCTGCGGTTATGCCGAGGACGAGCAGCATGCCCTGGACATTCTCGAAACGCAGCCCATCGATCTTGCCATTGTCGACATCGAGCTCAAGCAGGGAAGCGGCATCGGCGTGCTCAAGACCCTGGGCGCCAATCCGGAACGCTACGGCACGCCGCATACCGTCATCCTGTCGAACCATTCGCACCCCGCCATGCGCAAGCGTTGCGAGAGCCTGGGCATCGACGCCTTCTTCGACAAGTCGCTTCAGATGAATCAGTTGATCGGCTACGTCCAGGACGCCGTTGCGAGGCGCAGCAACCCCTCCCCTGCCCCCTGATTCAGCCCGGCATCGGCGCCTCGACTTCGATGCAGGTCCCGACGCCGGGGCTCGACGTGATTGTCAGCTTGCCTGCCAGCATGTGCGCACGATGCTGCATGCCCGCCAGACCATGCCGGGCGAGTTGAGGCGAGGACGGGTCGAATCCCACGCCATCGTCCTTCACGCGCAGCCGGATCGTCCTGCCGGCCACGCCCAGCGAGAGGTCGACGCGCTTGGCGCGGGCGTATTTCCGGATATTC
Encoded proteins:
- a CDS encoding DUF1109 domain-containing protein → MKTDDLVLLLARGEGPVPRHVAARRYAAAIVVGAVAAGALMLGLLGVRPDLGEAVRLPMFWAKIAYVASLAAASLRAVARLSQPGARIGARLGVALAVPVLAMWALAAVVLARAEPAARMDLVLGETWAVCPFLIAMLSAPVFAATLWAMRELAPTRLPLAGAAAGLLSGAVGGLVYCLHCPEMAAPFIGTWYLLGMLIPAAAGALVGRRALRW
- a CDS encoding sigma-70 family RNA polymerase sigma factor; the protein is MTDKGQMNATEGRLKGLLVRGLGGDADAYRAFLAELSGHLRAYFRRRLTRLPEEVEDLVQETLLAIHNVRHTYDASRPLTAWVHAIAKYKLADLLRRRAGHEALTDPIDDEADFFAAPENESAEARRDLGKLLDQLPDRQRLPIVHTKLEGLSVAEAARLTGMSESAVKVGVHRGMKALAALVRRKA
- a CDS encoding cytochrome b/b6 domain-containing protein yields the protein MTSCRSAPTATLAADPLPNRPGTPPAGDGRAIHPRWLRIAHWLNTLAVIVMVTSGWRIYNASPLFGFSFAEGLTLGGWLAGALQWHFAAMWLLGANGLAYLLLTAGSGRLWQRFLPVSPRAVLDDLRDALHGRLSHADPRRYNSLQRLAYLFVMLDSAVLVASGLVLWKSVQFPLLRELLGGYETARYVHFFAMTALAGFVVVHLVMVALVPRTLRAMTLGR
- a CDS encoding molybdopterin-dependent oxidoreductase; protein product: MSKRIIPVDGDALTKEALSRLDQPARRLFLRRALTLGGLSLLSGCAITDEPSAEKALAKISRFNDRVQAWLFDPNRLAPTYPESMIARPFPFNAYYDEAQVPDVDAGRFRLEVSGLVADRHAWSLPELHALPQADQITRHICVEGWSAIGRWGGVPFSLFLRRVGADLTAKYVGFKCADDYYTSIDMPTALHPQTLLALTFDGQTLPRRYGFPMKLRMPTKLGYKNPKHIQAIFVTNTYPGGYWEDQGYNWFGGS
- a CDS encoding pentapeptide MXKDX repeat protein, whose translation is MSKMIATLMCLGLFAAGGSAIAADSMGRDGMSQGTMAKDGMQKDGMGKPGMQKKDMKKNGMAKETMGHDAMSKDSMGKDGMKP
- the msrA gene encoding peptide-methionine (S)-S-oxide reductase MsrA; its protein translation is MNRLLTAVAVPALVLALGCSRASTATPLPDPAVDIPLAAASGSRTAVLAGGCFWGMEGVFEHVRGVTRVESGYAGGSANTATYGQVSSGRTGHAESVRIAYDPARITYGQLLKVFFSVAHDPTERNRQGPDTGTQYRSAIFYTDAAQKRVADDYIAQLQKGDAFPRPIATQVARLPAFYPAEAHHQHYLVEHPEQPYIVINDLPKIAALKRLLPSLYVDRPAGIP
- a CDS encoding MFS transporter; translation: MLDGLRALPRTVWLLGLVSLFNDTTSELVYPLVPLFLASVLMAGPRALGIIEGIAEATASLLKLFSGILVDRHGRAKGWVLAGYGLAALSRPLFYVAGSWPVVLALRFADRVGKGLRTSPRDALLAGAAGESRRGLAFGVHRAMDNAGAVIGPLIAAWLLAEGMALREVFLWAIVPGIATLALALAIREPAAPTPRPCAAFSWTLAGFPPAFRRYLVVLALFTLGNSSNMFLLLRAKELGLPEYQVPLLWALTSAVAMIFSTPLSALSDRLGRTRLILGGWIVYGLFYLGLGLDRFHPLLLWPLFACYGLFLAATEGAEKALVADLAPSDRLGTAYGWFNLTAGVMLLPASLLFGLIYQQAGAPAAFAFSAGCALAAAALLPGWALRRWGEA
- a CDS encoding CsbD family protein, which encodes MNWERIEGSWKQLKGRVKAQWGELTDNDIDVVNGRRDQLLGKLEERYGIAKDEAERQLASWERKASDDWFK
- a CDS encoding DUF1328 family protein codes for the protein MLHYTLVFFIIAIIAAALGFGGIAAGAAGIAKILFFVFLIMALVSFVMSLGR
- a CDS encoding response regulator transcription factor → MLHVGIVDDHQIVRAGFRELLGDTADMQICLEAADGDEALEKLRATACDVLLLDISLPGKSGVDVLRAVRQRYPDMRVLILSGFPEESYALAMIRNGANGYLHKDCDQAELLKAIRSVANGRKYVSANTAELLADELSGNRPEAPHAALSERELQVFLRLAKGRSVSDIAEQLHLSVKTISTYRSRLIEKLEVSSNAELAAYAIRHGLITDE
- a CDS encoding response regulator; this encodes MTCSEHPDNLKVLLIEDSPLLRQVLSGMIEDIDGVEICGYAEDEQHALDILETQPIDLAIVDIELKQGSGIGVLKTLGANPERYGTPHTVILSNHSHPAMRKRCESLGIDAFFDKSLQMNQLIGYVQDAVARRSNPSPAP